From the genome of Plasmodium malariae genome assembly, chromosome: 9, one region includes:
- the PmUG01_09033400 gene encoding conserved Plasmodium protein, unknown function yields MYTINIEMIAKNEVDDFLRNIVKKQNSKTVKKQNSKTVRKQNSKTVRKQNSKTVRKQNSKMAKSTEDATEETALYYLEMCNGNCNEAVKLYYEINSETTLQNRIDRVGDESIGVEETVRAQTEEHVKERIKDYSTEYNDYVREPDKHFSQVLIHDMDDSNFLHFNELNKKEKKVNIELGDTFGKLFSPPEFLICSLPFEDMRKKSKDENKYILVNIQNSEFDSLRLNRDIWNNDLVQEIIKNFFIFWLRYENDQDAVNKLPYICVLCKRTGRKLKVWNTKNFQDPICAQSQLYEFIETIETKNNGNYDHVNNSMVQKDNIPTDAQLNSICMNNESNYNHVSDNILHNAKKEMNMVQNIKKDNERNTNSCISSTGLTEYTDVTTDNKQNIEEEYNKINNELSELHKLRLQRFQKK; encoded by the exons atgtacactataaatatagaaatgaTAGCCAAAAACGAGGTTGATGACTTCTTGCGGAAtattg taaaaaagcaaaatagcaaaactgtaaaaaagcaaaatagcAAAACTGTAAGAAAGCAAAATAGCAAAACTGTAAGAAAGCAAAATAGCAAAACTGTAAGAAAGCAAAATAGCAAAATGGCAAAATC cACAGAAGATGCAACTGAAGAAACTGCCTTATATTATTTGGAG ATGTGTAATGGGAACTGTAATGAGGCAGTGAAATTATATTACGAGATAAACAGTGAAACCACTTTACAAAACAGGATCGATCGAGTCGGGGATGAATCAATAGGTGTAGAAGAAACTGTAAGAGCACAAACAGAAGAACACGTTAAAGAACGAATCAAAGACTACAGCACCGAATATAATGATTATGTGAGAGAACCAGATAAACATTTTAGTCAAGTACTAATCCATGATATGGATGACTCgaattttttgcattttaatgaattaaataaaaaagaaaaaaaagtgaacATAGAATTAGGTGACACTTTTGGAAAACTTTTTTCTCCACCcgaatttttaatttgttctttGCCGTTTGAAGACATGagaaaaaaatcaaaagatgaaaataaatacattttagtGAACATACAAAATTCAGAATTTGATTCCTTGAGATTAAATAGAGATATATGGAATAACGATCTAGTGcaggaaataataaaaaacttttttattttctggCTGCGATATGAGAATGACCAAGACGCT GTAAATAAGTTGCCttacatatgtgtattatGCAAAAGAACAGggagaaaattaaaagtttGGAATACTAAAAACTTTCAAGACCCAATATGTGCTCAATCACAGCTTTACGAATTTATTGAAACaattgaaacaaaaaataatgggAATTATGACCATGTTAATAATAGCATGGTTCAGAAGGACAACATACCAACTGATGCACAACTAAACAGTATATGTATGAACAACGAAAGTAATTACAATCATGTTAGTGacaatatattacataatgcaaaaaaagaGATGAACATGGTtcagaatattaaaaaggataaTGAGAGGAATACAAATTCGTGTATATCATCTACAGGTTTAACAGAATATACGGATGTAACAACAGacaataaacaaaatatagaagaagaatataacaaaataaataatgagtTGTCAGAATTACACAAATTGAGGTTACAAAGATTCCAAAAAAAGTag